The following are from one region of the Candidatus Methylomirabilota bacterium genome:
- a CDS encoding SUMF1/EgtB/PvdO family nonheme iron enzyme, with amino-acid sequence VFRQPVDAAEDEWEDLGTTPLKSVRFAEGEGYRLRFELMGYRSVDLLHTAIRGFLDLFEPVNPVRLDPVDILPEEMVRIPGFTQDLVDYADFFMDRFEVTNREYEHFVAAAGYETQAYWRQDFVRDGMEVPWEEAVSEFVDRTGRPGPSTWTGGAYPAGQGNYPVSGVSWYEAAAYASFVNKELPTPVHQEKARRYYILNAGLIAPRSNLGGDGPRPVGENRAMTTMGVYDLVGNVREWYWNEAGKDARGTGGAAWTDPPFLANWIIPRSPWDQDSTHGFRLVRTFDDDEKLTRLRQPEEPLDRRDYRSEEPVSDTEFMIYRRMYAYDSLPLNAEVVAVEVFEHWTRERVAFDLPYGERGGAFLYIPNNTDPPFETVIYWPGDLVFSIQSVDEEWLQPFNFLVRSGRAVAQPIFKGVFDRDDSTFSITLGSLEAHSEGTKLRDYQIKWVQDLSRTIDYLETRDDIDSDRLGYYGHSWGGSAAPIVLAVEERIDAAVLNVGGLVEYHRYLPEVDPINFVPHVRSPILMLNGEYDIVYPLENAQKPMFELLGTDPEHKKHYVAPAGHIVPRDMLIRETLDWFDHYLGGQGN; translated from the coding sequence GTTTTTCGTCAACCGGTTGATGCTGCGGAAGACGAGTGGGAGGACCTGGGAACAACGCCACTTAAATCCGTGCGGTTCGCGGAAGGCGAGGGATACCGCCTGCGGTTCGAGTTGATGGGATACCGAAGCGTGGATCTTTTGCATACGGCGATCCGGGGTTTCCTTGACCTGTTTGAGCCTGTGAATCCCGTCAGGCTGGACCCGGTCGACATTCTCCCCGAAGAAATGGTCCGGATCCCGGGATTCACACAAGATCTGGTGGACTATGCCGACTTTTTTATGGATCGATTCGAGGTGACCAATCGGGAGTACGAGCATTTCGTCGCCGCAGCAGGATACGAGACACAGGCTTATTGGAGACAGGACTTCGTCAGAGATGGCATGGAAGTGCCGTGGGAAGAGGCAGTTAGCGAGTTCGTTGACCGGACCGGCCGGCCTGGTCCCTCAACATGGACCGGGGGGGCGTATCCCGCCGGACAGGGCAATTACCCGGTAAGTGGTGTGAGTTGGTATGAGGCCGCTGCCTATGCCAGTTTCGTCAACAAAGAGTTGCCAACTCCGGTCCATCAAGAAAAAGCGCGGCGCTACTACATTCTTAACGCCGGGCTCATCGCACCCCGGAGCAATCTGGGGGGAGACGGCCCCCGGCCAGTCGGCGAGAACCGGGCGATGACCACTATGGGTGTATACGATCTCGTCGGAAACGTCCGGGAGTGGTACTGGAACGAGGCGGGTAAAGACGCACGAGGCACGGGCGGTGCCGCCTGGACGGACCCGCCTTTCCTCGCGAACTGGATAATCCCGAGGTCACCTTGGGACCAGGATTCGACCCACGGGTTCCGTTTGGTGCGAACGTTCGATGACGACGAGAAGCTCACCAGGCTTCGGCAGCCGGAGGAACCATTGGATCGCCGCGATTACAGGTCAGAGGAGCCGGTCTCCGACACTGAGTTCATGATCTACCGAAGAATGTATGCCTACGATTCCCTTCCCCTGAATGCTGAGGTGGTGGCCGTTGAAGTGTTTGAGCACTGGACTCGGGAAAGGGTGGCTTTTGACCTCCCGTACGGGGAGCGAGGTGGGGCGTTTCTCTACATTCCCAACAACACTGATCCGCCGTTTGAGACTGTGATTTACTGGCCCGGCGACCTCGTCTTTTCCATCCAATCCGTGGACGAAGAGTGGCTCCAGCCCTTTAATTTCCTCGTGAGGAGCGGGAGAGCGGTGGCTCAGCCCATCTTCAAGGGGGTGTTTGACCGGGACGACTCAACCTTCAGTATCACCTTGGGAAGCCTTGAGGCTCACTCGGAGGGGACCAAGTTACGGGATTACCAGATCAAATGGGTGCAGGATCTGTCACGAACCATCGACTACCTGGAGACCCGGGACGACATCGATTCTGACAGGCTGGGGTACTATGGCCATAGCTGGGGCGGTTCGGCCGCGCCCATTGTCCTTGCGGTGGAAGAACGCATCGACGCTGCGGTCCTCAATGTCGGAGGATTGGTTGAGTACCATCGATACCTGCCCGAGGTCGACCCAATCAACTTCGTGCCCCACGTCCGCTCCCCCATCCTCATGCTGAACGGCGAGTACGACATTGTGTACCCCCTGGAGAATGCGCAAAAGCCAATGTTCGAACTCCTGGGCACGGACCCGGAGCACAAGAAACACTACGTTGCGCCCGCAGGTCACATCGTGCCCCGCGACATGCTCATTCGAGAGACACTGGACTGGTTCGATCACTACCTTGGCGGACAGGGTAATTAG